In Hallerella succinigenes, the following are encoded in one genomic region:
- the prfB gene encoding peptide chain release factor 2 (programmed frameshift), with protein sequence MATTSHTGLTELRVRIDKLRGYLDLESKEVELSVLEKESGNPDLWNDQDKAQALLKKITSLKKTIGAWNELSTSCDDLSELYEMAKSEPDSQELFDNVEEDYKALLKRVDEMEFRRMLSGPDDACAAVLTLHPGAGGTEAHDWANMLLRMYKRFLEREGMDFKVIDVQEGEEAGISSATIEIKDEYAYGFLRSEIGVHRLVRISPFDANARRHTSFCAVYLYPEHDEIEFEINPADIRVDVYRSSGAGGQYINKTDSAVRMTHIPTGIVASCQTERSQIQNRATALKMLTTMVAEHYRQEEEAKRDARLAEKKKVEWGSQIRSYVLQPYQLVKDLRTNEETSDTTGVLDGKIKPFINAYLLSQAQAETEQK encoded by the exons ATGGCAACGACTTCGCACACAGGGCTTACCGAACTCCGCGTGAGAATCGATAAGCTCCGGGGGTATCTT GACCTTGAGTCTAAGGAAGTAGAGCTCTCGGTACTTGAAAAGGAATCCGGCAATCCGGATCTTTGGAATGATCAGGACAAAGCCCAGGCCTTGCTCAAAAAGATTACGTCTCTCAAAAAGACCATCGGCGCTTGGAACGAGCTTTCCACGTCTTGCGATGACCTTTCGGAACTTTACGAAATGGCTAAGTCCGAACCGGATTCGCAGGAACTCTTCGACAATGTGGAAGAAGATTACAAGGCCCTTTTGAAGCGTGTCGACGAAATGGAGTTTCGCCGGATGCTTTCGGGCCCGGACGATGCTTGTGCCGCAGTCCTCACCCTTCACCCGGGTGCAGGAGGAACGGAAGCGCACGACTGGGCAAATATGCTGCTCCGGATGTACAAGCGTTTCCTCGAACGCGAAGGCATGGACTTTAAGGTCATCGACGTTCAGGAAGGCGAAGAAGCGGGCATCAGCAGTGCGACAATCGAAATCAAGGATGAATACGCCTACGGATTCCTCCGTTCGGAAATCGGTGTTCACCGCTTGGTGCGTATCAGCCCGTTCGACGCTAACGCTCGCCGTCACACGAGCTTCTGTGCAGTGTACCTTTACCCGGAACACGACGAAATCGAATTCGAAATCAACCCGGCCGATATCCGCGTGGACGTTTACCGTTCTTCGGGTGCTGGTGGGCAGTACATCAACAAGACCGACTCCGCAGTCCGTATGACGCATATCCCGACGGGTATCGTCGCAAGCTGCCAGACGGAACGGTCGCAGATTCAGAACCGTGCAACGGCTTTGAAAATGCTCACCACGATGGTCGCCGAACATTATCGCCAGGAAGAAGAAGCGAAGCGCGATGCGCGCCTCGCCGAAAAGAAGAAGGTGGAATGGGGCTCCCAGATCCGCAGCTATGTTCTTCAACCGTATCAGCTGGTGAAGGATTTGCGTACAAATGAAGAAACGTCCGACACGACGGGTGTTCTTGATGGAAAGATCAAGCCTTTCATCAACGCGTATCTTTTGAGCCAGGCTCAGGCGGAAACGGAACAGAAGTAA
- the ilvB gene encoding biosynthetic-type acetolactate synthase large subunit, which produces MTNHALSGAQVMLDCLKREGVDTIFGYPGGSAIPLFDALLDSNIKMVLSRHEQGATHMADGYARATGKVGVVLVTSGPGATNTFTGIYTALMDSSPIVVLAAQTTTPNLGKDAFQECDTSGMTFAAVKHSFLVKDPNDLSRVVKEAFHIARSGRPGPVLIDLPKDVTAGNCTASFSDEIDLPGYKIPTHADPEAVAKAAALLKKSTKPLLLVGHGAIISNASRQVKELAEKLNAPVVETLLGLGAFPETHPLSLGMLGMHGTAYANKAVLECDLIMSIGSRWDDRIVGKIEEFCKDATIIHVDIDPAEEGKILQPDAFLCGDAKLVLEQLLPLVSRLDTEDWVKTCQTYKKRYPLTYPKQGGLRMQHIISTVYELTKGKAIVTTDVGQHQMWVAQFYKADYPRQFISSGGAGTMGFGLPSAIGAAIGVSSELNWPICCFAGDGGFQMTEFELSTAALHKLPIKIFVMDNKYLGMVRQWQDMFYGKRYSSVSMEGNPDFVKLAEAYGIRAFRIKRSADAERIIQKALDYNEGPVLIHCECEEEDNVFPMIPAGAPLTAMMTEPPKGQLEKPTGST; this is translated from the coding sequence ATGACAAATCACGCATTAAGCGGCGCACAGGTGATGCTCGATTGTTTAAAACGCGAAGGCGTTGACACAATCTTCGGTTATCCAGGCGGATCCGCAATTCCTCTTTTCGATGCACTCCTCGATTCTAATATTAAGATGGTGCTTTCCCGTCATGAACAGGGAGCAACCCACATGGCAGACGGCTATGCCCGTGCAACTGGCAAAGTCGGCGTTGTGCTCGTGACGAGCGGTCCGGGCGCCACCAATACATTTACCGGTATTTATACAGCTTTGATGGATTCCTCGCCGATTGTCGTGCTCGCCGCCCAGACGACCACTCCGAACCTCGGTAAGGACGCTTTCCAGGAATGCGATACGAGCGGCATGACTTTCGCAGCCGTGAAGCACTCCTTCCTCGTCAAGGACCCGAATGACCTTTCGCGCGTGGTGAAGGAAGCCTTCCACATCGCACGTTCGGGCCGTCCGGGTCCTGTGCTGATCGACCTTCCGAAGGACGTGACTGCAGGCAACTGCACCGCTTCTTTCAGCGATGAAATCGATCTCCCGGGTTACAAGATTCCGACTCACGCCGATCCGGAAGCCGTAGCGAAGGCAGCTGCACTTCTCAAAAAGTCCACAAAGCCTCTTCTCCTCGTCGGTCACGGCGCAATCATTTCTAACGCTTCCCGTCAGGTGAAGGAACTCGCCGAAAAGCTGAACGCTCCGGTAGTCGAAACCCTTCTCGGTCTCGGCGCTTTCCCAGAAACACATCCGCTTTCCCTCGGTATGCTCGGCATGCACGGTACCGCTTACGCGAACAAGGCCGTGCTCGAATGCGACTTGATCATGAGCATCGGTTCCCGCTGGGACGACCGCATCGTCGGTAAGATCGAAGAATTCTGCAAGGATGCAACGATTATCCATGTGGACATCGACCCGGCAGAAGAAGGCAAGATTCTGCAGCCGGATGCATTCCTCTGCGGCGATGCCAAGCTCGTTTTGGAACAGCTCCTCCCGCTCGTTTCCCGTCTCGATACAGAAGACTGGGTGAAGACCTGCCAGACTTACAAGAAGCGCTATCCGCTGACCTACCCGAAGCAGGGCGGTCTCCGTATGCAGCACATTATTTCGACCGTTTACGAGCTCACGAAGGGCAAGGCCATCGTCACGACAGACGTGGGTCAGCACCAGATGTGGGTCGCCCAGTTCTACAAGGCCGATTATCCGCGTCAGTTCATTTCGAGCGGCGGTGCAGGCACGATGGGCTTCGGTTTGCCATCCGCAATCGGTGCGGCCATCGGCGTCAGTTCCGAATTAAACTGGCCGATCTGCTGCTTCGCCGGTGACGGCGGATTCCAAATGACGGAATTCGAACTTTCGACAGCCGCCCTTCACAAGCTTCCGATCAAAATCTTCGTGATGGACAACAAGTACCTCGGCATGGTCCGCCAGTGGCAGGATATGTTCTACGGCAAGCGTTATTCTTCCGTGAGCATGGAAGGCAACCCGGACTTTGTAAAGCTCGCCGAAGCTTACGGAATCAGGGCATTCCGCATCAAGCGCTCCGCCGACGCCGAACGTATCATTCAGAAGGCTCTCGATTACAACGAAGGCCCAGTGCTCATCCACTGCGAATGTGAAGAAGAAGATAATGTGTTCCCGATGATTCCGGCGGGCGCCCCGCTCACCGCAATGATGACGGAACCGCCCAAAGGTCAGCTGGAAAAGCCGACAGGGAGCACCTAA
- the ilvN gene encoding acetolactate synthase small subunit yields MATFDKNASAHCLSLLVANRPGVLVRIALVFSRRGYNLDSLVVSPTLNPDFSRMNIVAHGNPEILVQIIKQLEKLVDVIQAKDHTGSTTVEKELALIKVKCKPEQRTEILQLCDHFKAVTIDMTETSMIIQITGNTDKIDAMKHLLDKFEVVEYIRTGKVIMLRGEDIT; encoded by the coding sequence ATGGCTACATTTGATAAAAATGCATCGGCTCACTGCTTGAGCCTTCTCGTCGCAAACCGTCCCGGCGTTCTCGTGCGCATTGCGCTCGTGTTCTCCCGCCGTGGCTACAACCTCGACTCTCTCGTGGTGTCCCCGACGCTCAATCCGGACTTTAGCCGTATGAACATCGTGGCACACGGTAACCCAGAAATTCTCGTCCAGATCATCAAACAGCTCGAAAAGCTCGTCGACGTGATCCAGGCGAAGGACCACACCGGTTCGACCACCGTTGAAAAGGAACTTGCTTTGATCAAGGTCAAATGCAAGCCGGAACAGAGAACGGAAATTCTCCAGCTCTGCGACCACTTCAAGGCGGTTACCATCGATATGACCGAAACCTCGATGATTATCCAAATCACGGGTAACACGGACAAGATCGATGCGATGAAGCACCTCCTCGACAAATTCGAAGTGGTGGAATACATCCGTACCGGAAAAGTCATCATGCTTCGTGGCGAAGATATTACTTAA
- a CDS encoding peptidylprolyl isomerase, translated as MRFFNLVKKSLIPVMVCATFGSAQLMNGKNFDVIQVGKTGISQGHVDSLTEALAKAQARGRQIPPEAMKQVRWAVIDNLVGQELIKLEAKALSIKVPKNRIDSVAKLFKAQYPSIDAFNKELKKSGITEAQFNQRIEQQLQSDIILEKKVPYPTDPTDKQISAYWELNKSKVPLNDTISGARILLKSKKGESKKAIEDKKELLKGLAAQVRLGKASFATLAAQYSDDADARKTGGVMNKFLAKSKGADFAKAISKLTVGEISDVFSTSEGLQIFMLTEKNDGKFENYKVQIEYILRVQAEQERQLKIKQYLDELAKKYKVKYLNKDYTPESAIGGAK; from the coding sequence ATGCGCTTTTTCAATCTTGTTAAGAAATCTCTTATCCCTGTCATGGTCTGTGCAACTTTCGGTTCTGCTCAGCTCATGAACGGTAAAAATTTTGATGTGATCCAAGTCGGTAAGACTGGTATTTCCCAGGGCCATGTGGACAGCCTTACCGAAGCTCTCGCCAAGGCTCAGGCGCGTGGCCGCCAGATTCCGCCAGAAGCGATGAAGCAGGTTCGTTGGGCTGTGATCGATAACCTCGTCGGTCAGGAACTCATCAAGCTCGAAGCCAAGGCTCTTTCGATCAAGGTTCCGAAAAACCGTATCGACAGCGTCGCCAAGCTTTTCAAGGCTCAGTATCCGAGCATCGACGCCTTTAACAAGGAACTCAAGAAGAGCGGCATCACGGAAGCTCAGTTCAACCAGCGCATCGAACAGCAGCTCCAGAGCGACATCATTCTCGAAAAGAAGGTGCCGTATCCGACAGATCCGACCGACAAGCAGATTTCCGCTTACTGGGAACTCAACAAGTCCAAGGTACCTTTGAACGATACCATCAGCGGCGCCCGCATTCTCCTCAAGAGCAAGAAGGGTGAATCCAAGAAGGCTATCGAAGACAAGAAGGAACTCCTCAAGGGTCTCGCAGCCCAGGTTCGCCTTGGCAAGGCTAGCTTTGCTACTCTCGCTGCTCAGTACAGCGACGACGCTGATGCTCGTAAGACAGGCGGCGTGATGAACAAGTTCCTCGCCAAGAGCAAGGGCGCTGACTTCGCAAAGGCCATCAGCAAGCTCACCGTTGGCGAAATCTCCGATGTCTTCTCCACGAGCGAAGGTCTCCAGATCTTTATGCTCACCGAAAAGAACGACGGCAAGTTCGAAAATTACAAGGTCCAGATCGAATATATTCTCCGCGTTCAGGCTGAACAGGAACGTCAGCTCAAAATCAAGCAGTACTTGGACGAACTCGCCAAGAAGTATAAGGTCAAGTACCTGAACAAGGATTACACTCCAGAAAGTGCCATTGGAGGCGCCAAGTAA
- the rfbD gene encoding dTDP-4-dehydrorhamnose reductase, translating into MKIFVTGVAGQLGHDVINELAKRGYEGIASDIAPTYSGIQDSSEVTQAAYRSMDITNPKAVEATLTEINPDVVIHCAAWTAVDLAEDEDKQEKVRAINAGGTKNIALVCKKLNCKMVYISTDYVFDGQGTKPWEPDCKDYKPLNVYGQTKLEGELAVSENLEKYFIVRIAWVFGLNGKNFIKTMLNVGKTHDSVRVVNDQVGTPTYTYDLARLLVDMVETEKYGYYHATNEGGYISWFDFTQEIYKQAGLKTNVLPVTTAEYGLSKAARPFNSRLDKSKLVANGFKPLPTWQDALSRYLKEMQDNA; encoded by the coding sequence ATGAAAATATTTGTAACAGGGGTGGCAGGACAACTCGGCCACGACGTCATTAATGAGCTCGCTAAAAGAGGTTACGAAGGGATCGCCAGCGACATCGCTCCGACATACAGCGGAATCCAAGATTCCTCTGAGGTCACGCAGGCAGCATACCGTTCCATGGACATTACAAACCCTAAAGCTGTAGAAGCGACCCTCACTGAAATCAACCCGGACGTTGTCATTCACTGCGCCGCCTGGACCGCAGTAGACCTCGCCGAAGACGAAGACAAGCAGGAAAAAGTTCGTGCGATCAACGCAGGCGGCACGAAGAACATCGCTCTCGTCTGCAAAAAGCTGAACTGCAAAATGGTCTACATCAGCACGGACTACGTCTTTGACGGTCAAGGCACAAAGCCCTGGGAGCCGGACTGCAAGGATTACAAGCCGCTGAACGTTTACGGTCAGACAAAGCTCGAAGGAGAACTCGCCGTAAGCGAAAATCTCGAAAAGTATTTCATCGTCCGCATCGCATGGGTCTTTGGCCTCAACGGCAAGAACTTCATCAAGACGATGCTGAACGTGGGAAAGACCCACGACAGCGTCCGCGTGGTAAACGACCAGGTCGGCACTCCAACTTACACCTACGACCTTGCCCGCCTGCTCGTCGACATGGTGGAAACGGAAAAATACGGCTACTACCATGCGACAAACGAAGGCGGATACATCAGCTGGTTCGACTTCACCCAAGAAATCTACAAGCAGGCGGGCCTCAAAACGAACGTTCTCCCGGTGACGACCGCGGAATATGGACTTTCGAAGGCTGCTCGTCCGTTCAACAGCCGACTCGACAAGTCAAAGCTTGTCGCAAACGGCTTTAAGCCTCTTCCGACGTGGCAGGATGCGCTTTCCCGCTACCTCAAGGAAATGCAGGACAACGCCTAA
- a CDS encoding GerW family sporulation protein encodes MAQIDTLADTILEKLRLVSQAETVIGKPIQAGATTVIPVSRVSMGFGLGGHKENVAASGGGVSINPVAFVVITGEDVRIMPIARDNNLVSKIADLVPDVVSAVKGKTSSGSASDSNS; translated from the coding sequence ATGGCACAAATAGATACACTTGCAGATACTATTCTCGAAAAGCTCCGCTTGGTTTCCCAGGCGGAAACGGTGATTGGCAAGCCTATTCAGGCGGGAGCCACAACAGTCATTCCGGTGAGCCGCGTTTCGATGGGCTTTGGCCTTGGCGGTCACAAGGAAAATGTGGCGGCTTCTGGCGGTGGCGTTTCCATCAATCCGGTCGCTTTTGTCGTAATTACGGGCGAAGATGTGCGCATCATGCCGATTGCTCGCGACAACAATCTCGTTTCGAAGATTGCAGATCTCGTCCCGGATGTGGTTTCCGCCGTCAAGGGTAAGACCTCTTCGGGTTCTGCTTCCGATTCGAATTCATGA
- the asd gene encoding archaetidylserine decarboxylase (Phosphatidylserine decarboxylase is synthesized as a single chain precursor. Generation of the pyruvoyl active site from a Ser is coupled to cleavage of a Gly-Ser bond between the larger (beta) and smaller (alpha chains). It is an integral membrane protein.), with amino-acid sequence MNSPRYVFMKLLPKNLESRLFGNLVNLKVPFLSKLARNLFAKAYSLNMEEASAPLSSYANIGELFIRTLKDGARPIADAEVVSPVDGRESQTGILEGKNAEMIQAKGKQYSLAELLRDPELAERFDGGRFATIYLAPFNYHRIHSPVAGKLVSASYCPGTLWPVNPWSAERVEGLFCINERITTRIAVDGGGELLLVKVGATNVGRIVVNYAPNWITNVGKLPRKAPRVDYVPESEYRFERGSELGRFEMGSTVILVADKILAERQPNLFKSTLGQAVKMGQSLI; translated from the coding sequence ATGAATTCTCCTCGTTATGTGTTTATGAAACTCCTGCCGAAGAATCTCGAATCGAGGCTTTTCGGTAATCTTGTCAATTTGAAGGTTCCCTTCCTTTCGAAGCTTGCCCGCAACCTGTTTGCCAAAGCATATTCTTTGAACATGGAAGAGGCTTCTGCACCGCTTTCGTCGTATGCGAATATCGGTGAACTTTTTATCCGCACTCTGAAGGATGGAGCTCGCCCGATTGCCGATGCCGAAGTCGTAAGCCCGGTCGACGGTCGTGAATCCCAGACGGGAATCCTCGAAGGCAAGAACGCGGAAATGATCCAGGCGAAGGGAAAGCAATATTCCCTCGCGGAACTCCTTCGCGATCCGGAACTTGCGGAACGGTTCGACGGTGGACGTTTTGCGACAATCTACCTCGCTCCGTTCAACTACCACCGTATCCATTCCCCGGTAGCGGGAAAGCTCGTTTCGGCAAGCTATTGCCCGGGAACGCTCTGGCCGGTGAACCCTTGGAGCGCGGAACGTGTGGAAGGTCTCTTCTGCATCAATGAACGCATTACAACCCGTATTGCCGTGGATGGCGGAGGCGAACTTTTGCTCGTAAAGGTCGGTGCGACGAACGTGGGCCGCATCGTGGTCAATTACGCTCCGAACTGGATAACGAACGTGGGCAAGCTCCCGCGCAAGGCTCCGCGTGTGGATTACGTTCCAGAGTCGGAATACCGTTTTGAACGCGGCTCGGAACTCGGTCGCTTTGAAATGGGCAGTACCGTGATTCTGGTTGCGGACAAGATCCTTGCCGAACGCCAGCCGAACCTGTTCAAGTCGACTCTCGGACAGGCGGTCAAGATGGGTCAGAGCCTGATTTAA
- a CDS encoding JAB domain-containing protein, with amino-acid sequence MIVCDRTKLPRERLQKEGAESLSTADLLALILGRGTSEKDVFTLSEELATFLSGMARRPSLEELCRIGGLGKANASQILACLELSGRFFLGAQMQSIASPGALVPHIAFLKFKQQECFVVSSLSNCNGLLGVHVVTEGLADRTQVHAREVFAEAIRDRASGVIVAHNHPSGSLIASEEDKQVTRCLVQAGKLLEIPVLDHLIISFRGFTSLRREFPELFET; translated from the coding sequence ATGATTGTCTGTGACAGAACAAAACTTCCCCGGGAACGTTTGCAAAAGGAAGGCGCGGAGTCCTTATCGACCGCGGACCTGCTCGCTCTGATTCTCGGCAGGGGAACCTCCGAAAAGGACGTTTTTACCCTTTCGGAAGAGCTTGCCACCTTCCTTTCGGGTATGGCTCGTCGCCCGAGCCTTGAAGAACTTTGCCGCATCGGAGGGCTTGGAAAGGCGAATGCTTCGCAAATTCTCGCGTGCTTGGAACTTTCGGGGCGTTTTTTCCTGGGTGCGCAGATGCAGAGCATCGCATCGCCCGGTGCGCTTGTGCCGCATATCGCCTTTCTCAAGTTTAAACAGCAGGAGTGTTTTGTCGTTAGCTCTTTAAGTAACTGTAATGGGCTCTTGGGGGTTCATGTGGTGACGGAAGGCCTTGCCGACCGAACCCAGGTGCACGCCCGGGAGGTTTTTGCCGAGGCGATTCGGGACCGGGCGAGTGGCGTCATCGTTGCGCACAATCATCCGTCGGGCTCTTTGATTGCAAGCGAAGAAGATAAACAGGTGACGCGTTGTCTTGTACAGGCGGGCAAGCTTCTCGAAATCCCGGTGCTCGACCATTTGATTATTTCGTTCCGAGGGTTTACGAGCCTGCGCCGGGAGTTCCCGGAACTCTTTGAAACGTAA